TTCTTTCTGCAACTGTCGAAAATGCCAACATCGTCTTACAGATTGACAACGCCAGGCTGGCAGCTGATGACTTCAGAACCAAGTAAGTCCAACACCTTCAAGAGTTCTTCccagaagggagggaaaaggcaggCTCTTTAaggcttttctttgctttctgcaactgAAGTTGCTCCACCAGGTCACTGCTGACTAAAAGTGTGACATTTGGGAAGTGTACATCCCTTTCTGCACACAGCATTGTCTGGACATCCCTGCGCTGTGGGGAGCCATGCACACACATTTAATAAAAGATGCTTGGCAGAACTACGCCACGGTGGGGAaggaaacaacaagaaaaaacctGTATCAGCTGGGCTCCAGggtgcaagtgtgtgtgtgtgtccccaggtTTGAGACGGAGCAGGCTCTGCGCCTGAGCGTGGAGGCCGACATCAACGGCCTGCGCAGGGTCCTGGACGAGCTGACCCTGGCCAGAGCTGACCTGGAGATGCAGATCGAGAACCTGAAGGAGGAGCTGGCCTACCTCAAGAAGAACCACGAGGAGGTGAGCACAGAGCCAGGCTCAAACTGGGACCGACAAAATGTAGGGGTCAGGTCAAATGTGCAGGAGCGTCTCTGCAATTAGGGCTGTCAGGAGACACTCGagtgggaaagggggaggaaaccAATCTCTTCAGATAGAAACTCCAGGAGAAGGTCTGTGGAGTTCATGTGCTGGCTGCAAATAAGGAATTAGTCGTGATGGAAATATACCGATTTCACTCTGACGTGCATCATGTGTCTCTTGCGTCAGGAAATGAATGCCCTGCGCGGGCAGGTGGGCGGAGAGATCAGCGTGGAGATGGATGCTGCTCCTGGCATCGACCTCACCAAGATCCTGGCTGAGATGAGGGAGCAGTACGAGAGCCTGGCGGACAAGAACCGCAGGGACGCCGAGCAGTGGTTCTTCAGCAAGGTGAGATGGTCGCCGGCAGCACAGCGGGGCGCGCGGGATGCCAGGCTGTGCCCACCGGTGCTGGAACGGCATCTGACAAGGGTTTTGCCTCCTGGCAGACGGAAGAGCTGAACCGGGAGGTGGCCATCAACACGGAGCAGCTTCAGAGCGGCAAGTCGGAGATCACGGAGCTACGACGCACCATCCAGAGCCTGGAGATCGACCTTCAGTCCCAGCTCAGCACGGTACGAGGGGCTGGCTCCCTGCGGGGTGGGGGCACGCAGCAGCGCGGGGCAGGGGACGCAGGGCTGCTCCCATCCCCGCCTCCCTCTGGCCCCCCCTGAACCCGTCCCTCCCCTCTGCTCGCAGAAAGCGGCGCTGGAGGGCACCTTGGCCGACACAGAAGCCCGCTACGGCACCCAGCTGgcccagctgcaggggctgatcaCCAGCGTGGAGGAGCAGCTGGGCGAGCTGCGCTGCGACATGGAGCGCCAGAACCACGAGTACAGGGTCCTCCTGGACGTCAAGTGCCGCCTGGAGCAGGAGATCGCCACGTACCGCCGGCTGCTGGAGGGCGAGGACGCCCAGTACGTAGCGGGGCTCCAGCTGGGAGGGTGTGTTGGGAGGAGAtgggcaatgggcacaaaataTGCTGTCTGGGGACTCGGTCCGATTGCAGCTTTCCGGGTTCATCCTGATGTTGATACCAGCCATGGGTGCCCAGTGCCCACTGGTGTCCGTCTGCAGGGAGATGCTGTAACGGGCACCTTTCACTGCTGGAAGGGGCagtgctgcctctgccctccccctCCAGGAGACGCCGAGCGGAGCAGAGGTTTTAGCAAATGCTAGgagaaacttctgttttcttcctgtctgAATAGAGAGCCGGtgtaacaacaaaaaagaattttgtccctaacttctctgtttttctccttctctcgTAGCATCTCTTCCCAGTACTCCTCTGCCATGTCCTCACACTCGGGCAGAGACGGTAAGAACCCATCTTGGTACAGACATCTATAACAAACAGCTTTGAGACCTGCTTTTAGAGCAGCTGCCAAACTGACGGAGTGAAAATCACTCCTCGGGGTGCTCTGCCGCCTCGCTGGCTGAATCGGAGTGACAGGGGTCAAGAGCTTGTGCGCATCTTACAACTGCTAACCTCAGGGAAAAGCCGTCGGGAAGGGAAATACCTTGCACTCCTTTAGCACAGGAATGATTTGCCCTAAATGGGCCCTGTGGTTGAGTAGCCAATCTTCTGGCTTTACACAGACCTGAAAAATCAAGCGATGCCATACATTAGGGAGTGTGCCTTTTGCCTTCCTGAGCTTTCCCATCAGCCTGGGAATCCTGCCTCCCAGCCAATGCAGGGTTGTTTAAAACAGCGTTTTCCAGTACCTTGTGGAATTTCCCACATCTTCCTTAAGAATGTGCAACATCTGATAACGCGTTAAGaaatttccctcctccctgccccctgaATAATTGTCCTCCGCTTTCCTTTTGCAGTCATGACATCTTCCCGTCAGGTCCGCACCATCGTGGAGGAGGTGCAGGACGGGAAGGTGGTCTCCTCCCGGGAGCAGGTTGCGCTCACCACTCGCTAGGAGGGGAAGCAGCTCTGTGGACCCTCGGCCCCAGACCCAAGAGAGCGACGAGCTGAACCAAGCACTGCCTGAGGCCGTACGGGATGGGGCTGTGTCACCGAAAGCAGTCAGCTTCATtcacctgctcctccttcctGTTTTACCCTAATTCCACATGGGTGCCATCGTGCACTCTGTACCcatttaataaagctttttttccccttgttcatGCAACTGCAGACTTGTCTGTCACTGATACACGATCTCTCAGAGCCTCAGGGCTGTGTGTTTGTGCCAGGGAAAGTCCTGAGAAACCACAAGAAGGAGCCGGCGAGAGGAGGGGAACGGAGGGATATGGGTTCCACCTGgagcaaaaataatttgagaCAGCTTTTTCTAATGAACTCATTGCTTGTAAATACATGGGACTGACTGAGACATAAACCAGTTAAATTTGATATTTGATGTGGAACGAAGGCAATGATGGAAGGATGGCGTTTGAGGTCAATGTGCCACACAACTGATAATTAAAGCCAACAAAACAAAGCTCACTTCTCTACCCCTTGGTTCCCACTTTCTCCTGTAAGATGAACTTAAATGGCTTCAGCAAGACTACTACTGTCATGGGTACCATCCCGAGACACGAACACAACACCTGACTGGTTGGCAAATCTTATATATACATGCCTTCTGTCTTATTTGACTGTCTTTAAATCACACTATTAGGCACACTGTACAAAAACTTTATACAGGTCTTTTCATGCTGCCTGGGGCTGCACTTAACAGGTTCTAAAGCAACCATTGCTTAATGCGCAGAGGGATGAGTAGCAACAACTTTTTATCATTACGGCATCTAGTGGATCACTGCTGAAATCCTCCTTGAAACACACGAGCTAGTTATCGTACGTCAACACCGTCTGCCGGCAGGCTGCCATTCAGGATTAGGTGACGCAACTGGTGCACTCGCAGCCAGGCACCAGAGTTGCCTTTGCCCGCTCAAGCCCTGGAGAGTGACCCAGGAACCAGCGGGTGCCGCGCTGGTCGCACAGTCCCCAGATGTGTCTTGTGGGACGGACAGGAGAAGAAACCATGTTAGACCCAAAAGCCTGATAGAATCACTTAGATCCAACTTCATGCTTTCTCGGCAGCGGTGCTCGGGAGCTCTGCCTTGCACCATGGCCTCACGTTGGCCACCCACCTCAAGAATACAGATTTGGGCctcagacaaaaggaaaaggtaaCAGTCTGCAGTAAATCAGCTTCCCTTTGCTCATAACGATGTACAAGGGGCTTCTGCGGCTGAAGTTAAGCACGTTTGTCTCTTGGATTATTATTGGTGATTCACTCTCCTCCAGCCTCCACAGAGGCACTATGGTCCCCATTGGACAATGACGGAGGTGGCTCCCCGGCCTGGACAGGCTCTTGGAAAGACCCGGTGACATCACGCTGGGCATGACAAGACaagcaaaggagagggaaggTGATCGAAGAAGTGGGGAACCTGCCAGGTCTTTCCAGAAAAGGGAGTGTGTAGCGATGTTATCTGCCCGTGTTACTGTTCAGCAACTACAGAAAAGGGTAGGAAACGGAACACCAGAGAGCAGAGTTCACCGACTGTATcatgcttttctctctgctggaATAACAGACCTTCCTTGCAGAAACAGGAATTCTTCCAACCCAGGTGAGCTAGAGTCATCTCGGAAATAAAAACTAGATCAAGCAATAATGTACTTTATCATCAAGCTGTCTTAGACTTTATGGCAATGGGCAAGGGTGCAGGCTGGAAATCCTGAATAAATGGcaaatatgcttttctttttttgccatgagAAGAGAGTTGTTATATTTCAGTTGTAAATGGCAGCTTTTTAACTCTTGAGCCATCTGCAGAATGCCCCAAGTGTCTGAATACAGACAGGATTTCTGAAAACCACAAAGATTACGGATTAAATATAAGTAGGAGGCTAAAAGAAGATGTCAGTCCAAGAGTATCTGTCTCCGCTGGCAGCACAGTAAGGCACGGCCACTTCTGCAGCCAAACGGACACAAGGGAGAGATTTATCaagcagaatatttcattttctttgacatCCGTCACCCAGTGCTAAGATACCCATTTACATCTGTCAGTGGGAACCGCCTGCACCGAATACCTGAGAAGAGCTGGGAGAGCTGGTGGAAAGCCCAGGTTTGTAATCAGTTTATTCAGTTCCTCTGGGAGGATCTTATCAGGAGTTTTCCATATTCAGCAAAGTACATTTGCACCAATGAAAAAGGCTGAAATTCCGCATACAGCTCCACATAACCCTGTTATCATTAACAATAGAGAAGTCCAAGCTCACAACAAGTAATCACTGCGTTACATTACAGAGCTCTGAAGAAGGAAAATACCACATAACTATgaggcaatttattttttatgattaCACCCAGTTTGTACCTGTGAAACACGGACAAATTATCATGTCCAAGAGATGGACAGACAGTGGTTTGGGGGataatttttcaaatttcctGTGAGATGCAACCATAACAAGAAACACCTTGTTAGGATTCAGCAAGGAGTTATAGAAGCAAGTCCTCAGTGAATAATGGCGAAACTTTAAcggacaacaaaacaaaaaaggaaaaccaagaacaTCCTTGGAGGGTATTTAATCAGCTGAGACAGAGAGAAATGTACAGGATGTGCCAGTGTCCAACTTAATACAAAATAGCAAGCTTACAATGAATCATACTTAAAATGAGTATCATGTTTCCGATATTTAAAGCTCCATGTTTGCATCAGACAGTTGTTTTTACAATGCCCTTGAGAAGGAGGATTACTGTTATTGTTTCCATCCTACAAAGCATGAAATTGAGACTCAGAAAAGCTGCAGGATTGGCCTGGAGGGACTTGCAAAGCTGGGATGGGAACCCTGGAGCGTCTGGTGCCATCAGCGAGAGGGAGATCAGTTTCGGTACGGCCAACAACACGCAGAAGAAAAGTGGAATGACAATTAGGTAGATAAGAAATAGGTAGATAAGAAAACACTTTGTTAATAGCAAACCGAAGAATTTTCCATAGGTGAAACTCTGAAATTTAGCCGGGGGTGAGCTGagcggagctggggctgctgcagctctcaCTGCTATACAAGGACCCAACGATGAGGCTctgcgggggctgcagggacacccaCACGCCCCAGCGGGCACGCTCCGGGTGCCAGACTGCGCCTGGCTCTCAGATCTCTGCCCTGGCACTCCCTGGTGGCTGCTGCAAGCCCAAGCCTGAGTGAGCCCGGGCACGCAGGGCGATGGCCACCAGCTTGGGCTCCGGCGGGGGCTCGGGGCCCGGTGTCGTGGCTGAGTCACCGAGGCCGCAGGGGAGGTCTCTTGGACATGAAAATGGCTAGTGACTCAGGGAATATTTGTAATAACGTGAAAAGCTGGATCTCCTTCTTGGGGGCACATTATACTTTCTGTACTTCATATGCGTCAGCTGAAGAAACAGTCTTAAGCCTTAAAATATCCCGAGATTACCAAAGGAGTTCCCTCTGGGGAAATCTAGTCTTGCGTTCTCATTTTCATTGCTCTTTTGAACCTGATCATTTTGTGCAGCAGAACAACCCTTGGGAATAAGGCCACAGTGCCCATCCTCCGCCACCGTCCTGCTCTCCCCTCTAAAGCACAGCACAAGATGCAAATGTAAAGCCGAAGTACAGTTCCCTTTTTTCTATGTTTTGCAAAGTTGATTAAACGGGAGCAGCACCTTTGCCTAGGGGAGGCTTTTCTGCTCATTGGTTACTTGAAGTAATAATTCTTTCCTTGTCAGGCCTGCACGGCTGTTTCTGAACCGCCTGCCAGGAGCTCCTCACAAGCCACCATTTATTTCTCGGCTCCCTCGAGTCCCTGGGGACACCACGATGCTGCGAGGGGCTCCCAAGATCCCAAGTCAAGTGAGGGCGGCTCATGAGAGCCTGAGGCTCCCTCTGCAGACTCCAGTCTGGGAGTCGGTAAAAGTTAATTCTGGAAAGAGCCTTCCATTATGCATGTAGATACCGTCATTAACAGATCTcctcataaaaaaattaaaatggcttttaatAAAATGAGGACTGCAACTGCTGGCAGGCCTTGAGGTGTGCTCTGGTGTAAAAGCAAGAGCTGGTTTTAAGAGAAATTAgaaattttggaaaggaaaaaagctaccATGAAGAACCCACAAATAGAGTAAAATCAAGAGTGAAATTATTATTCTCCTTTACAAAAGCTGTAGGAATTCTAATCACCATTGGCCACAGAGACCTATGGCAAGGTCTGAAGTTCAAAAAGTAAGGAAGAAACGTGGACATCTCTGCTCAGTTTTCGATAATTGGAAGAAACCTTCACtcattaacatttttcttattgaaaaatGAAGTACCATACGtttccaaattaaattaaattaaacgtTAGCTTCACATTATTTTTACAGTTCTTCTATGGAATAAAGACCGATTCCGCCCAGTTCTGCTCCTGATTCGCCTCCTGCCCAGCAGcgagagcagctgctgctggctccgTGCGGAGGTGCCTGATGCTGGCCATGCCACAGCCTCCACTCGGGATGCCACGGCCGAGGCACGCCTGGCACCCTGGCACAGGTACTCGGGATGCCACCGCCGCCAAGGCATGCCTGGCACCCTGGCACAGGCTTCACCCGCTAATTATGGATGTAACAAAGGATGGAGACACACAGAACCCACACCACATTTAAGGTGCTCTGGATTTGCAGTGTCAAGATAAAATCAAGACTAATGAACTTACCCAAATGAAATAAGCAATATTTCTGAGAGAGGCTGCACCTGACGCATCCTTTATGGGACGTGTCCAGGTGACCTGGATGCCAAACCCAATGCTGAACACATGGGGGAAAGCCAGCCAATATTAGCATGGCtgtattaatattattaataaaatgaaagattCAGATGACAAAACGGTTTAattatttcccttcttcctcaaTTCAGCATTCCAAGAGTAAAAAATaggtttaatatatttttaaaattatctttcctaGTGTCTTTTCTAAATTTAACACGTTTCCCCGAGATTATATTTGGAGAGTTTCCATTGTGCGGGTTGGAACTGCGTCAGCCCTACACGAGATCAGGCTCCTTCTGAAATTCTCCACGTTACTGTTTTAGAAATCTTATGAAACATCCTATGTGTCCGTCCTCTCTTGGCAGTGAATAGTCACGGTTAATTGCGACATTTGGTAGCCAGGAaatatccttttctcttttattttggataaatatttgaatattttgtcTACTCTcgaaagcagcaaaagaaataccACGGGGTCTGCCCTCTGAAAGGGGATGTCTGGGAGtgtgcaggagaaggagaagtaACAAATAATCACTGGCGCGCTCAAGTGCGCTATTTTTTGGTGCCTTTTGAGGTCCAGTGACCCAGACCCGGCAGGTTCTCGGTGCTCTGAGGACAGCACAGACGGGTGCCCGCGccgaggcagcagggcagggtgctCCCTGGCTCCGGTCCCGGGGACCGTGAGGAgctggatgggggggggggggggcacctccACTTCTGGTGGCAAAGGGGGCAAACAGGCTCCGTCGGATAGGGCGGCTTTCCGACAGCTTTCACTTTCCGGGTAGACTCGCCCACATCAGGGATGGATAATTGCTATGATGTTTCATTCCCCGGGCACTCTCGGGTATCGTCGTTTTTTGTGTCACTGCTGTGTAGCTGTCATCACAGGTCAGACCTGATGATTCAGGAAGTAACATTTTTGATGTAGTTTTGAAACACGCTTCTGTTAACCAAAGCATCTTTCTGTTGTGGGATTTCTGGAGACAAACGCCTTTGGGGAAATATTTCcggctgaaaaaaaacaaaacagtactaGCCAGGTCACAAGGAGGAAGAATAAACAGCCCTTCTCCGGTGGCAACATCCAGGAGGAATGGTATAAATAGAGGACTGTGGGGACAGAGGGATCACAACCGGATCCCGCAGCGATCTGTGCCGCTTGCCTTGGGCTCCGAGCTGGATCCTCGTGCTCTCACCATGAGCTGTGCCGTCAGGCAGGTTGTCACCAcctgctcccagggcaggagcagcgcGGGCAGCTCTGCGGCTGGCAGCGGAAGAAAGGTCTCCTCCGCCTCCTCAGGAAGACACGCTGCCTATGACTTGGGTGGTGCGGTTGGCAACTTTTCCGGTGGCAGTTTGAGCGAGGGATTCCTTGGGAAGCAGCTGAGCGCTGGCAGTGCCACCGGTGGGAGCTTTGGAGCTACCCAAAGGGCTTGTTCTACCCTTGGATTCAGCGGCGGAGGCATGTGCACTCGAGGCGTCGGTGGTGGCTTCACCAGGGCCAGCGCTGGTTGCGGTGATGGGATCTTATTTGCTAACAACGAAAAGGCGACGATGCAGAACCTCAACGACCGCTTGGCCTCCTACCTGGACAAGGTGCGACTCCTGGAGGGAGACAATGCCGACCTCGAGTGCAAGATCAGGGAGTGGTATGCCAAGGTAGGGCCCAGCTGCGAGCCACGGGACTACAGCTGTTTTCATAAGGAAATTGAAGACCTTCAAAACCAGGTAAATCattgtttttcaagaaaattctAATATTTCTTCAGGCTTTGCTTTCACATGTGGATAGACCAATGTCAAATGGTAGAGGCAATTTGTCTCTGGAGGGGCAGATGAAGCAATAGTTTATATGAAACGGACGGTTGGAGGGAGGAGGACACCTCATTTACAGAGAACCGGAGTTTCAGCACAGGCTGCTCCACCAAGCTGGCACGCGGGTTT
This sequence is a window from Rissa tridactyla isolate bRisTri1 chromosome 19, bRisTri1.patW.cur.20221130, whole genome shotgun sequence. Protein-coding genes within it:
- the LOC128919085 gene encoding keratin, type I cytoskeletal 14 isoform X3: MSTTVRQYSSSTSLKGFGGLGGGSSRLSSVRIGGGGYRAPSVHGGSGSYSVSSRVVSGLGSSYGGNYCSSVGGGLGSGFGGSYGAGFGAGFGGGLGSGFGGSYGAGFGAGFGGGFGACFGGGDGILPAGEKETMQNLNDRLAAYLDKVRALEEANTDLEVKIREWYKKQGPGPDRDYSPYYRTIEELRNKILSATVENANIVLQIDNARLAADDFRTKFETEQALRLSVEADINGLRRVLDELTLARADLEMQIENLKEELAYLKKNHEEEMNALRGQVGGEISVEMDAAPGIDLTKILAEMREQYESLADKNRRDAEQWFFSKTEELNREVAINTEQLQSGKSEITELRRTIQSLEIDLQSQLSTKAALEGTLADTEARYGTQLAQLQGLITSVEEQLGELRCDMERQNHEYRVLLDVKCRLEQEIATYRRLLEGEDAHISSQYSSAMSSHSGRDVMTSSRQVRTIVEEVQDGKVVSSREQVALTTR
- the LOC128919085 gene encoding keratin, type I cytoskeletal 14 isoform X4 — encoded protein: MSTTVRQYSSSTSLKGFGGLGGGSSRLSSVRVGGGGYRAPSVHGGSGSYSVSSRVVSGLGSSYGGNYCSSVGGGLGSGFGGSYGAGFGAGFGGGFGACFGGGDGILPAGEKETMQNLNDRLAAYLDKVRALEEANTDLEVKIREWYKKQGPGPDRDYSPYYRTIEELRNKILSATVENANIVLQIDNARLAADDFRTKFETEQALRLSVEADINGLRRVLDELTLARADLEMQIENLKEELAYLKKNHEEEMNALRGQVGGEISVEMDAAPGIDLTKILAEMREQYESLADKNRRDAEQWFFSKTEELNREVAINTEQLQSGKSEITELRRTIQSLEIDLQSQLSTKAALEGTLADTEARYGTQLAQLQGLITSVEEQLGELRCDMERQNHEYRVLLDVKCRLEQEIATYRRLLEGEDAHISSQYSSAMSSHSGRDVMTSSRQVRTIVEEVQDGKVVSSREQVALTTR